From a region of the Aeoliella mucimassa genome:
- a CDS encoding SRPBCC family protein, with protein MADPSNAVRLHRVLRAPAERVYKAFLDPDALCRWLPPHGFLGRIDRIDPREGGSYHMTFTNFGTGHSHSFESKFIELVPDQFIRISDTFDAPGWSANTTKTISLQTVSCGTAIEIYHEGLPEVIPAEMCYLGWQESLLQLASLVEANIP; from the coding sequence GTGGCCGATCCATCCAACGCTGTCCGTCTTCACCGCGTACTCCGAGCACCCGCCGAACGTGTTTACAAGGCGTTTCTCGACCCAGACGCGTTGTGCCGATGGCTACCGCCACATGGCTTTTTGGGAAGAATCGATCGGATCGACCCCCGAGAAGGTGGTAGCTACCATATGACCTTTACCAACTTCGGAACAGGGCACAGCCACTCGTTCGAAAGCAAGTTTATTGAACTAGTTCCCGATCAGTTCATTAGAATCTCGGACACATTCGATGCTCCCGGATGGAGTGCCAATACTACCAAGACCATCAGCTTACAAACAGTAAGCTGTGGTACCGCCATAGAAATCTATCACGAAGGCCTGCCAGAAGTCATTCCTGCAGAAATGTGCTACCTCGGCTGGCAAGAATCGCTGCTGCAACTTGCCTCGCTGGTCGAAGCAAACATACCCTAA
- a CDS encoding DoxX family protein: MKESKKLKTTGWVLSGLLAAFLVMASAMGKFTDWEGKAEMFSKMGWSEDVMFTIGIVEVAIAILYLIPRTAFVGAIMLAAYLGGATATHVRVGEPFFVPVVIGVIAWIALGLRQPEIFRLALGQDISKASLET; this comes from the coding sequence ATGAAAGAATCGAAAAAGCTCAAGACAACGGGCTGGGTCCTTAGCGGACTGCTGGCCGCTTTTCTTGTTATGGCAAGCGCGATGGGCAAGTTCACTGACTGGGAAGGGAAAGCAGAGATGTTCTCCAAGATGGGCTGGTCCGAAGATGTGATGTTCACCATCGGCATTGTCGAAGTTGCCATCGCGATTCTATATCTCATCCCACGCACAGCGTTTGTGGGGGCCATTATGCTGGCGGCCTATTTGGGAGGAGCAACAGCGACTCATGTTCGGGTTGGAGAACCATTCTTCGTGCCGGTCGTGATTGGAGTCATCGCGTGGATTGCACTCGGCTTGAGACAACCAGAAATATTCAGGCTTGCACTGGGGCAAGACATATCAAAGGCATCACTCGAGACCTGA
- a CDS encoding YciI family protein: MRYMLLIYGAENCWTEEERTECIHQSMAISEELAAKGEWIDSSPLHSVTTATCVRVRNGVRQITDGPYAETTEQFGGYYIIEVDTLADAIEIACRLPPVTKGTIEIRPLLALPDALSLPTGNSSQLASDSQSSRDYILLMYAEEGAWPSEEHAPALAESVDVCHQLHEHGQFVSAAPLQPPDTAVCVRIRNQQREVIDGPFPETKEQLGGYFLIRVANLDEAIAIAARIPGTRRGTAEIRPLFPLADISKNVSTAIPSIDLPPD; this comes from the coding sequence ATGAGATACATGCTATTAATCTACGGAGCCGAGAATTGTTGGACAGAAGAGGAGAGAACGGAATGCATCCACCAATCAATGGCAATCAGCGAAGAATTGGCAGCGAAAGGAGAATGGATCGACTCGTCCCCCTTGCATTCGGTAACAACAGCAACATGCGTGCGCGTTCGTAACGGTGTGCGTCAGATTACCGACGGTCCGTACGCAGAAACAACCGAACAATTTGGTGGCTATTATATCATCGAAGTCGATACGTTGGCCGATGCGATTGAAATCGCCTGCCGACTGCCGCCAGTTACCAAAGGAACGATTGAGATTCGGCCCTTGCTGGCGCTACCCGATGCGTTATCGCTGCCCACTGGAAATAGCAGTCAACTGGCAAGCGATAGCCAATCATCCCGCGACTACATCCTGCTGATGTATGCAGAAGAGGGAGCTTGGCCTTCCGAAGAGCACGCTCCCGCGTTGGCTGAGTCCGTTGATGTTTGTCATCAACTGCATGAGCATGGTCAATTCGTATCAGCAGCACCGCTGCAACCGCCAGATACTGCAGTTTGCGTACGAATTCGCAACCAGCAACGTGAGGTAATCGATGGCCCCTTTCCCGAGACGAAAGAACAACTTGGAGGCTACTTCCTGATCCGTGTCGCTAACTTGGACGAGGCGATAGCGATTGCTGCCCGCATTCCCGGCACACGAAGAGGAACTGCCGAGATCCGCCCCTTGTTTCCATTGGCCGACATTTCCAAGAACGTCAGTACCGCGATACCCTCCATCGATCTTCCTCCGGACTAG
- a CDS encoding DUF1579 domain-containing protein, giving the protein MYRAITFLSALIVACLVTALTIAQEPPEFPGPEKEHQWLQQFAGEWTTTSKGSIGPDQPPMECSGTIKSRMIGEFWVVNEMKSTIQGDSMQGLQTIGYDASKKKYVGTWVDSMMNHMWIYEGTVDESGSKLTLEAEGPNFMAPGKLTKFRDAYEFKTPDHIIVTSSMLGEDGKWITFMTGDSVRKPITGSDSE; this is encoded by the coding sequence ATGTACCGAGCCATCACATTCTTAAGTGCTCTTATTGTAGCCTGTCTCGTCACTGCACTAACCATAGCTCAGGAGCCGCCTGAATTCCCTGGCCCAGAGAAGGAGCACCAGTGGCTTCAGCAATTTGCAGGCGAGTGGACCACCACGTCGAAAGGATCAATAGGACCGGACCAGCCTCCGATGGAATGCAGCGGAACTATCAAGTCCCGGATGATTGGAGAGTTCTGGGTCGTCAACGAGATGAAAAGTACGATCCAAGGCGACTCGATGCAAGGCCTGCAAACAATCGGATACGACGCTTCCAAAAAGAAGTACGTTGGCACGTGGGTCGACTCCATGATGAACCACATGTGGATCTACGAAGGTACGGTCGATGAGTCAGGCAGCAAGCTTACACTCGAAGCCGAGGGACCGAACTTCATGGCACCAGGGAAGCTCACAAAGTTTCGCGATGCCTACGAATTCAAAACGCCCGATCACATCATTGTTACATCTTCTATGCTCGGCGAAGATGGTAAGTGGATCACTTTCATGACCGGAGACTCGGTGAGGAAACCAATCACTGGCAGTGATTCTGAATAA